The Rhododendron vialii isolate Sample 1 chromosome 8a, ASM3025357v1 genome has a window encoding:
- the LOC131336384 gene encoding TORTIFOLIA1-like protein 3 → MAALSKSQAAASTRDLNHRVLACLHKLSDRDTHSAAAAELEAIAKTLPPSAIPPFLSSISATDPSDRSPVRKQCVRLISLLSASHGNALSPHLSKLLAAVLRRLRDADSAVRLACVAAVSSISSHVTKPPFTSIVKPLVDALVTEQDYNAQTSAALCVAAAIDSAPDPDVVYLRKVLLPKAEKLLRSNNGFKAKAAGLAVVGSVVGVGAVSGRETVGKLVGCLVGFLGSEDWAARKAAAEALVKLAAVEADEGESLAELKAACLKTFEARRFDKVKVVRETMNQLVEAWKGIADVEGEASPPLPTEPQSSPKDNATDRQHLPGSKTSRTSISGPPQERKKSIPGNRSALPDGSVSTTARKRSSLDTSDKKSGQAMFRKLDRKKPTDWKVEISSNHSPSMTVVCEDDPRGRYEKGEKLRSQVMISETRRALFDRNADDKMFKFGGAKAGSQVVPCEGDNSASTVGVSEITENVCKNQKESEDLSLIRKQLVQIENQQSGLLDLLQNFIGSSQNGMRSLETRVQGFELALNEISYDLAVTNGRMSNMDSKRTSCCSLPGAEFLSPKFWRRTAPRRHSISQFSSSRVTPPMAAIRDLADRNGNAETFKLENRRFRGQSSGGFIVNPLAEVRSDSHGISEVSSNRVSKNVQNAS, encoded by the exons atggCGGCACTCTCCAAGTCCCAAGCCGCCGCCTCCACCCGCGACCTCAACCACCGCGTCCTCGCCTGCCTCCACAAGCTCTCCGACCGCGACACCcactccgccgccgccgccgagcTCGAAGCCATCGCAAAAACCCTACCCCCTTCCGCCATCCCCCCCTTCCTCTCCTCCATATCCGCCACCGACCCCTCCGACAGGTCCCCCGTCCGCAAACAATGCGTCCGCCTCATCTCCCTCCTCTCCGCCTCCCACGGCAATGCCCTCTCCCCCCACCTCTCCAAGCTCCTCGCCGCCGTCCTCCGCCGCCTCCGCGACGCCGACTCCGCTGTTCGCCTTGCGTGCGTCGCCGCCGTCTCGTCCATCTCCTCCCACGTCACCAAACCCCCCTTCACCTCCATCGTGAAGCCCCTAGTCGACGCCCTCGTGACGGAGCAGGATTACAACGCCCAGACCAGCGCCGCGCTGTGCGTCGCGGCGGCGATCGACTCGGCGCCGGATCCGGACGTTGTGTACCTGAGGAAGGTGCTGTTGCCGAAGGCGGAGAAGCTGTTGAGGAGTAATAACGGGTTCAAGGCGAAGGCGGCGGGTTTGGCGGTGGTGGGGAGCGTGGTTGGTGTCGGAGCGGTTTCGGGTCGGGAGACGGTGGGGAAGTTGGTGGGGTGTTTAGTGGGTTTTTTGGGGAGCGAGGATTGGGCAGCGAGGAAGGCGGCGGCGGAGGCGCTGGTGAAGCTGGCGGCGGTGGAGGCGGACGAGGGGGAGTCGTTGGCGGAGTTGAAGGCAGCGTGTTTGAAGACGTTCGAGGCTAGGAGATTTGATAAG GTGAAGGTTGTGAGGGAGACTATGAATCAATTGGTGGAGGCTTGGAAAGGAATTGCTGATGTTGAAGGTGAGGCCTCGCCGCCGCTGCCTACGGAACCACAATCTTCTCCCAAAG ATAATGCTACTGACAGACAACATCTGCCCGGTTCCAAAACTTCCCGAACTTCTATTTCTGGACCTCCtcaagagagaaagaaaagcatCCCAGGTAACAGGTCTGCTTTGCCTGATGGATCAGTTTCAACTACTGCTAGGAAAAGAAGTTCTTTAGATACTAGTGACAAGAAATCAGGTCAAGCAATGTTTCGAAAGCTGGACCGTAAAAAGCCCACTGATTGGAAAGTAGAAATTTCTTCCAATCATTCTCCCTCCATGACTGTAGTTTGTGAGGATGATCCTAGGGGTAGATATGAGAAAGGTGAGAAATTGAGAAGTCAGGTTATGATTTCTGAAACAAGACGGGCTCTCTTCGATAGGAATGCTGATGACAAAATGTTCAAATTTGGCGGTGCCAAAGCTGGGTCTCAGGTGGTTCCATGTGAGGGTGACAACTCAGCATCAACTGTGGGAGTTAGTGAGATCACTGAGAATGTTTGTAAGAACCAGAAAGAGAGTGAAGATCTATCTTTGATCCGTAAGCAGCTTGTTCAGATTGAAAATCAACAATCAGGTTTATTAGATCTCCTCCAG AATTTCATTGGAAGCTCACAAAACGGGATGCGTTCTCTGGAGACACGCGTCCAAGGGTTTGAGCTGGCATTAAACGAGATCTCGTATGATTTGGCTGTGACAAATGGAAGGATGTCGAATATGGATTCTAAACGAACATCATGTTGCAGTTTACCGGGTGCCGAATTTTTGAGTCCCAAGTTCTGGAGGAGAACTGCGCCCCGCCGGCATTCAATCTCTCAGTTCTCTTCTTCGAGAGTCACACCACCAATGGCTGCCATCCGTGACCTTGCCGACCGGAATGGCAATGCTGAAACATTTAAGCTGGAGAACAGAAGATTCAGGGGTCAAAGTAGTGGTGGGTTTATTGTGAATCCTTTGGCTGAGGTCCGCAGCGACTCCCACGGCATATCTGAGGTTTCCTCTAATAGAGTTTCGAAGAATGTTCAAAATGCCAGTTGA